Proteins from a genomic interval of Asterias rubens chromosome 16, eAstRub1.3, whole genome shotgun sequence:
- the LOC117300991 gene encoding latrophilin-like protein LAT-2: MFHESIDNASLSLARMSAQLDNIEAAFLPLRNDGETHSLTSDSSKVTLNSAIVSVPTKALNGVKGAALAVVSTLEVAHQLSSDLSNGSFLGTAIVSVSLEPKDGGTGSFDLKGHPIQVELIHLHNQTKQTGKLKRTCVYYDDVAEQWLTEGCTTESEGTGSTTCSFKHLTNFAVLMQIDPESNACNFKALDVLSAVGGVISIVCLALTLCAFTLLKMFKAERNVAHGNLAFAVLVSQLVFFTGIDAAENRTACSAVAVLLHYFLLSSFSWMLIEGALLFVKAVFIFHRELHPFKVMALGWGMPIPIVAITFAAVKSDGYGYSSDQPGCWLNGIAIWAFICPITVVITVNTVFVIAVIRSYLRLKATKGKTELAKIRGVLRAIIIIQPLMGFTWLLGFGVSGQVVACVLFVILNTLQGVFIFVLYCLKTDEVQTVLKKFKNKISPKRGEDQPNQLRMSTMGATSSTKITSLDSKTSSVPFGEKEAWT, from the exons AGGCTGCGTTTCTACCATTAAGAAACGACGGGGAAACTCACTCATTGACCTCTGATTCAAGTAAAGTCACTCTGAACTCTGCCATCGTGTCAGTGCCTACTAAAGCACTGAATGGCGTCAAAGGTG CTGCTCTCGCTGTGGTATCAACCCTTGAGGTCGCCCATCAGTTATCATCGGATCTAAGCAATGGTTCCTTCTTAGGAACAGCTATCGTGTCTGTCTCCCTGGAACCAAAAGATGGCGGCACTGGTTCCTTTGATCTGAAAGGGCATCCAATCCAAGTAGAACTCATCCACCTGCAC AATCAGACAAAACAAACAGGAAAGCTCAAGAGGACTTGCGTTTACTACGATGA TGTGGCCGAACAATGGTTAACTGAAGGATGTACTACTGAATCAGAGGGTACCGGTTCCACTACATGCTCTTTCAAACATCTGACGAATTTCGCGGTCCTGATGCAGATTGATCCAGAATCCAAT GCTTGTAACTTTAAAGCTCTGGACGTTTTATCTGCCGTTGGGGGCGTAATCTCCATCGTCTGCCTGGCTCTGACCCTTTGTGCCTTCACTTTACTCAA GATGTTCAAGGCGGAGCGTAACGTTGCTCACGGCAACCTGGCATTTGCTGTACTGGTCTCCCAGCTCGTGTTTTTCACAGGGATTGATGCGGCAGAAAAC CGAACTGCCTGTTCAGCCGTTGCCGTTTTGCTTCACTATTTCCTGCTGTCCTCCTTTTCTTGGATGCTGATAGAGGGCGCCCTGCTTTTCGTCAAGGCTGTGTTCATTTTTCATCGAGAGCTCCACCCTTTCAAGGTTATGGCGCTGGGATGGG GTATGCCTATCCCGATTGTTGCAATCACTTTTGCTGCCGTGAAGTCAGATGGCTACGGATATTCAAGTGACCAGCCCGG ATGTTGGCTCAATGGGATTGCAATTTGGGCGTTTATTTGCCCAATAACAGTAGTCATAACg GTGAACACGGTGTTCGTGATTGCAGTAATACGTTCCTATCTGCGTCTGAAGGCAACCAAGGGCAAAACGGAGCTCGCTAAAATCAG GGGCGTATTGAGAGCAATCATAATTATTCAACCTCTGATGGGATTCACTTGGCTCTTGGGTTTTGGTGTGAGCGGACAGGTCGTCGCATGCGTTCTGTTCGTCATTCTTAACACTCTTCAg GGAGTTTTCATCTTTGTTCTGTACTGTCTAAAGACTGATGAG GTTCAAACTGTTCTGAAGAAATTCAAGAATAAGATATCACCAAAACGAGGTGAGGATCAACCAAATCAGCTCCGTATGAGTACAATGGGTGCGACTAGCAGCACCAAAATCACAAGCTTGGACAGTAAGACCTCATCGG TACCATTCGGGGAGAAAGAGGCTTGGACTTAG
- the LOC117300885 gene encoding uncharacterized protein LOC117300885, whose translation MELQMPMTSPVRLEFNVTFGTFIGVHFTPVGPDAVQSLVEFGMYHGHAFIASRETPSHKRVRQPYTSDEDYVGVPIIVTYDNGRFEVAIQGVPDSTYAYDAQSPPQPSWFIWFFNSDEAELNFTDPSCINDFNPKYTKYLRIQP comes from the exons ATGGAGCTTCAAATGCCGATGACGTCACCGGTGCGACTAGAGTTCAATGTTACATTTGGTACCTTTATAGGGGTGCATTTCACCCCAGTTGGTCCTGATGCAGTTCAATCTTTAGTCGAGTTTG GTATGTACCATGGCCATGCTTTCATTGCTTCAAGGGAAACACCGTCTCATAAACGGGTTCGTCAGCCTTACACTTCTGATGAAGACTACGTCGGAGTACCAATCATCGTGACATACGATAACGGTCGCTTCGAGGTGGCAATCCAAGGGGTGCCAGACTCTACCTATGCCTACGACGCCCAATCCCCACCTCAGCCCAGCTGGTTTATTTGGTTTTTTAACTCTGATGAGGCTGAATTAAATTTCACTGACCCATCATGTATAAATGATTTCAATCCTAAGTACACGAAATACCTACGTATTCAACCCTAA